DNA sequence from the uncultured Ilyobacter sp. genome:
ATCTTGGAAGTTGAGCATCCATGAATAGAGAACATTTTCATAACATTCAGGAATAAGTAAGTGTGCCCTTACCATAAAGTCTTCATGCAGACCTACACATACTGAGGCTCTGTACATCTTCTTTTTTCTAGAGGAAAAAACAGCTTCCCTCAGCTTTCCTGCATATTCATTTTCATCAACGCCTCTGTCTCCAAGGATTTTTCTTGCTGCTGCAGTTCTTCCCGTTCTGTCTCCGTCGTTGAAGATAAGAACCTTGGAATCTTCCTCTAGACCTATTTCTTCAGTTTTATATATTGGCAGATCAGTTACTACTGTTCCCGGAGAGTTCTTTGCGAGATTATAAGCTTCTTTTAAAGTCCCCACGTTTATAACATTATTTCTGTAAAATGCTGTTTCCAGTATTGTACGTATTTTAGAGTACATCAATGGTGTGTTTGTCCCTATATCTTTTTTATTTAGACCTAATAGTGTAGACATCTCATTAACCCCCTGTGAACATTGTTAAGTGTAGTAGAATTATAACTACTAAAAAACAGTTTGTCAATGTTTTTTGGTTTTTTTTTGAACATAAAAAAGGCAATGTTTAATCAAAATGTGTACACTATTTAGTTTTAATGATATCTGAACTCTCTTTATAAATTAACAAATACCTGATTTTAGAGAATTTTTCCAAAAAAAAATGGGGAAACCCCATTTTTAATCATTAAAAAACTATAATTTTGGATTTAAAATCTGTTGAGTACGCTCAAAAATATCCAGTCCTTGTTGTTTCAGCCAGAAAGGTATATCTATGAGAACCCAGTTTTCAGAAAGTTTATCATCTTTACGATAATAAACATCTACCACCTGCATATCTGCTTTCACTTCTCCGCCAGGAAGTCCTAAAAAACCTCCAATTGGTACATTTGATAGATTTGGCCATCCAAAAAAACATGCAAAATTTCCTTCTGCAAATCTACATACATGTCCGTTGAATTTTTTATCCTTTAAATTATTCCTGAAAGGTAATTGGTGCTGGAGCTGATACCTAGGAATAGTATAACTGGCTCCTATACCTCCCGGTCCATACCAGATCATATCTTTAGACCAAGACTTTTCAAGAACTTCCGGTGGGCATCCCATGGCTCCGCTGTCATTTAAAGCTGAAAGATCATCAACCATCTTATTTACCAGGGCCAAGGTTTCTATTCCTTCATTTTCTGGAGCATCTTCAAAAAGTAAGCCGTTGTGATCCCTCGGTCCTGGATATACAAAGTATGACCCTGTTGAAGGTGGTAAAGGGTTGGCTCCAGCCTGAATCATAAATCCAATGATATCTATAAATATTCCTGTTTTGGTTATTTTATCGTTCTCAACACAACTAAATTCAGCATATCTTAGATTTATCATTTTACCAGTAGGTCTAATTCCCATCCACTCTTCATCAAAGAGTCCCATAAAGTGACCCATAGACATTACCCATTTCTCACCACTGATCTCATTTGTGCCTCCGATGAATATGTCTTGTCTTCTCTGCATTCGCTTCAAAGATTTTTTTAAAGGTATCCAAAAATTTTCTGCTGTCGCATCAGTTCCATGTTGTTCCCTAAAAGGATACACTCCTCTAAATAAGTAGTCTTCACTCATATACTCTTTTAATACATTTTTTATATCTTCTACTCTTGCACTTTCCAGTGCATCAAAATAATCTCTGACTTTCTTCTTTGCCTCTTGATATTTTCCCATTAGATCCTCCAATAATTATCTGAATCTTAATTCTCTTCTTTAACCTCATCCCCTATACCCTCAATGTGAATTTGTCTGTATACATCAAGTCCATCATAGGTCATCCACTCTTCTACAACCTTTCCATCTATCATCGTAAGATGAGAAATCC
Encoded proteins:
- a CDS encoding ester cyclase, encoding MGKYQEAKKKVRDYFDALESARVEDIKNVLKEYMSEDYLFRGVYPFREQHGTDATAENFWIPLKKSLKRMQRRQDIFIGGTNEISGEKWVMSMGHFMGLFDEEWMGIRPTGKMINLRYAEFSCVENDKITKTGIFIDIIGFMIQAGANPLPPSTGSYFVYPGPRDHNGLLFEDAPENEGIETLALVNKMVDDLSALNDSGAMGCPPEVLEKSWSKDMIWYGPGGIGASYTIPRYQLQHQLPFRNNLKDKKFNGHVCRFAEGNFACFFGWPNLSNVPIGGFLGLPGGEVKADMQVVDVYYRKDDKLSENWVLIDIPFWLKQQGLDIFERTQQILNPKL